One window from the genome of Pungitius pungitius chromosome 14, fPunPun2.1, whole genome shotgun sequence encodes:
- the bmp4 gene encoding bone morphogenetic protein 4, whose product MIPGNRMLMVILICQVLLGESNHASLIPEEGKKKVPGLQGRSAAQSHELLRDFEATLLHMFGLKKRPRPSRSASVPRYLLDLYRLQSGEAEEAGVHDIAFEYPERSASRANTVRGFHHEEHMERVHDVDDGETAPLRFLFNLSSIPEDELLSSAELRLYRHQIDDAIGDALSDNQGLHRINVYEVLKPPRPGQLITQLLDTRLVRHNASRWESFDVSPAVLRWTRESLPNHGLVVEVLHLNQTQRHQGRHVRVSRSLHREPGEDWEQLRPLLVTFGHDGKGHPLTRRTKRSPKQRGRKRNRNCRRHALYVDFSDVGWNDWIVAPPGYQAYYCHGECPFPLADHLNSTNHAIVQTLVNSVNNNIPKACCVPTELSAISMLYLDEHDKVVLKNYQEMVVEGCGCR is encoded by the exons ATGATTCCTGGTAATCGAATGCTGATGGTCATTTTAATATGCCAAGTCCTGCTGGGAGAGAGCAACCATGCTAGTCTGATACCTgaagaagggaaaaagaaagTACCGGGCCTGCAGGGTCGTTCGGCCGCTCAGAGCCATGAACTGCTGCGGGACTTTGAGGCCACGCTGCTGCACATGTTCGGCCTCAAGAAGCGGCCGCGGCCCAGCCGATCGGCCTCGGTGCCTCGGTACCTGCTGGACCTCTATCGGCTGCAGTCAGGGGAGGCTGAGGAGGCCGGGGTGCACGACATCGCTTTTGAGTACCCCGAGAGGTCGGCCAGCCGGGCCAACACTGTGAGGGGCTTCCACCACGAGG agCACATGGAGCGGGTGCATGATGTGGACGACGGAGAGACCGCCCCCCTTCGCTTCCTGTTCAACCTCAGCAGCATTCCAGAGGACGAGCTGCTCTCGTCCGCCGAGCTGAGGCTCTACCGTCATCAGATCGACGACGCCATCGGCGACGCCTTGTCAGACAACCAGGGGCTTCACCGGATAAACGTCTACGAGGTGCTGAAGCCCCCCCGGCCGGGCCAGCTCATCACGCAGCTCCTGGACACGCGGCTTGTGCGCCACAACGCGTCGCGCTGGGAGAGCTTCGACGTGAGCCCGGCGGTGCTGCGTTGGACTCGCGAGAGCCTCCCAAACCATGGGCTGGTCGTGGAGGTTCTGCACCTCAACCAGACGCAGCGCCACCAGGGGCGGCACGTCCGCGTCAGCCGCTCGCTGCACCGAGAGCCCGGCGAGGACTGGGAGCAGCTACGTCCCCTCCTGGTCACCTTTGGCCACGATGGGAAAGGTCACCCGCTGACCCGCCGGACCAAGCGCAGCCCCAAGCAGCGGGGCCGCAAGCGCAACCGCAACTGCCGGCGCCACGCGCTGTACGTGGACTTCAGCGACGTAGGCTGGAATGACTGGATAGTGGCGCCCCCTGGTTACCAGGCCTATTACTGCCACGGGGAATGTCCCTTTCCTCTGGCGGATCATCTGAACTCAACCAACCACGCCATTGTTCAGACGCTGGTGAACTCTGTGAACAACAACATTCCCAAGGCCTGCTGCGTGCCAACAGAGCTCAGCGCCATCTCCATGCTCTACCTAGACGAACACGACAAGGTGGTCCTCAAAAACTACCAGGAAATGGTAGTGGAGGGCTGCGGCTGCCGCTAA